One Bacillus sp. 1780r2a1 DNA segment encodes these proteins:
- a CDS encoding DUF4981 domain-containing protein, with translation MLKTIKKFNYTPPANGFPEWNNNPDIFQLNRLPAHSNTTIYQTSEQALHSNTSSSYYQSLNGDWQFHWVPRPDERIVDFYRKDFDHSTWDSISVPSHWQLQGYDYPQYTNVTYPWIHHDDIKAPFAPTNYNPVGQYTRTFTVDESWKNQPIYLSFQGVESAFYVWVNGELVGYSEDSFTPAEFDLTPYIQEGENKLAVEVYRWSDASWLEDQDFWRMSGIFRDVYLYSTPPVHIFDFTVRAQLDENYVNGKLAISADITNYIEQSAENVTLEAMLYNDELKEVLNQPLQTSISVHEQETVSLDSSIASPNKWSAESPYLYTLVLTLKDENGNVIEAQSCKIGFRTFELKDGLMKINGETIVFRGVNRHEFSATKGRAGITKEEMLHDILLMKQFNINAVRTSHYPNASGWYELCDEYGLYVIDETNLETHGTWSYLQEGEQDAIPGSKPEWKENVLDRCRSMYERDKNHSSIVIWSLGNESFGGENFKHMYDFFKQKDDTRLVHYEGIFHHRDYDASDIESTMYIKPADIEKYALMNPKKPYILCEYSHAMGNSCGNLADYWNVINQYPILQGGFIWDWRDQALETTTPDGITYLAYGGDFGESPHDGNFSGNGLLFANGDVTPKLYEVKKCYEAVSWKATDLKRKIFTVQNDYLFTNLKDYEFTLTVTKNGEDIYNHSFIVDVKPQTTKEIQLPLDDYNKSQINDEFIATLSMKLRNQTKWADKGHEVAFEQFILPAQVVLQRAVETKAPRSIKNTSQELMIKADSATLTFNKQSGLMTSYLYRDTELLLDGLQPNFWRAVTDNDLGNKLQERCQVWREASLNRELESFTVQEEKSHITITTRFWFHSLENTSCEVVYTVDNSGQVAIRQTLIPGSTLPEIPEFGLRFTMPKEFNQLSWYGKGPHENHWDRNTGAKVGSYTSDVNSQVTPYLRPQECGNKTDVRSASILNENGVGFFIQGTPTIELSALPYTPFELESYDHHYKLPSSDKTSIRINYKQMGVGGDDSWGAKTHPQYTLYANRPYVHEFTIKPIV, from the coding sequence ATGTTAAAAACAATTAAAAAATTCAACTACACTCCACCAGCCAACGGATTTCCTGAGTGGAATAATAACCCTGATATTTTCCAGCTAAACCGCTTACCAGCTCATTCAAATACGACGATTTACCAAACGTCAGAACAAGCTTTACACTCTAACACCTCATCTTCTTACTATCAGTCTTTGAATGGAGATTGGCAGTTTCATTGGGTACCGCGCCCAGATGAACGCATTGTGGATTTCTATCGCAAAGATTTTGATCATAGCACGTGGGACTCCATTTCAGTCCCTTCCCATTGGCAACTTCAAGGGTATGATTATCCACAATATACAAACGTAACGTATCCTTGGATACATCATGATGATATCAAAGCGCCTTTTGCGCCAACGAACTATAACCCTGTAGGACAATATACGCGTACTTTTACCGTGGATGAAAGCTGGAAAAACCAACCTATCTATCTTAGTTTCCAAGGAGTAGAGTCTGCTTTTTATGTATGGGTAAACGGTGAACTAGTCGGTTATAGTGAAGATAGCTTTACGCCTGCTGAGTTTGATTTAACCCCTTATATTCAAGAAGGTGAAAATAAATTAGCTGTAGAAGTGTATCGTTGGAGTGACGCTAGTTGGCTTGAAGATCAAGACTTTTGGAGAATGAGTGGGATTTTCAGAGACGTTTATCTCTATTCTACTCCTCCAGTTCATATTTTTGACTTTACCGTCCGCGCACAGCTAGATGAAAATTATGTGAATGGAAAACTAGCAATTTCTGCTGATATCACCAACTATATCGAACAGAGTGCTGAAAATGTAACGCTTGAAGCCATGCTTTATAATGATGAGCTTAAAGAAGTGCTAAACCAGCCGCTGCAAACATCAATTTCAGTACATGAACAAGAGACTGTTTCGCTAGACTCAAGCATTGCCTCACCAAATAAATGGAGCGCAGAAAGTCCTTATCTCTATACGCTTGTACTTACTTTGAAAGATGAAAATGGAAACGTAATTGAAGCGCAAAGCTGCAAGATTGGGTTTCGCACATTTGAACTAAAAGACGGATTAATGAAGATTAACGGGGAAACAATTGTTTTTAGAGGTGTAAATCGCCATGAATTTTCTGCGACGAAAGGTAGAGCCGGCATTACAAAAGAAGAGATGCTTCATGATATTTTATTAATGAAGCAGTTTAATATCAACGCAGTTCGTACCTCTCACTACCCTAATGCTTCAGGCTGGTACGAACTTTGCGATGAGTACGGCCTTTATGTAATTGATGAGACCAATCTGGAGACACACGGGACATGGAGTTACCTGCAAGAAGGTGAACAAGATGCAATTCCAGGAAGTAAGCCTGAATGGAAAGAAAATGTTTTAGATCGCTGTCGTTCTATGTACGAACGTGATAAAAACCACTCTTCTATCGTGATTTGGTCTCTTGGAAACGAATCGTTTGGTGGGGAAAATTTCAAGCATATGTATGATTTCTTCAAGCAAAAAGATGATACGCGTCTCGTTCATTATGAAGGAATATTCCATCACCGAGATTACGATGCATCTGATATCGAAAGCACGATGTATATTAAGCCAGCTGACATTGAAAAATATGCGCTGATGAACCCCAAAAAGCCTTATATTCTCTGTGAGTATAGCCATGCAATGGGGAACTCATGCGGTAATTTAGCTGATTATTGGAATGTTATTAATCAATATCCAATCTTACAAGGTGGCTTCATTTGGGATTGGCGAGACCAAGCTCTTGAAACAACAACACCAGACGGAATTACTTATTTAGCATACGGTGGCGACTTTGGCGAGAGTCCACATGATGGTAATTTCAGCGGGAACGGACTTTTATTTGCTAATGGTGACGTGACGCCAAAGTTATATGAAGTTAAAAAATGCTATGAAGCTGTATCATGGAAAGCTACTGATCTTAAACGAAAAATCTTTACTGTCCAAAATGATTACTTATTTACAAATTTAAAAGATTATGAGTTTACGCTTACAGTAACAAAAAATGGCGAAGACATTTATAACCATTCATTTATAGTAGATGTAAAGCCTCAAACAACAAAAGAGATTCAATTACCATTGGATGATTATAACAAATCTCAGATTAATGATGAATTTATTGCTACTCTATCAATGAAATTAAGAAATCAAACTAAGTGGGCTGACAAAGGGCATGAAGTAGCTTTTGAACAGTTTATTCTACCAGCACAAGTTGTTTTACAACGTGCAGTTGAGACAAAAGCACCACGCTCTATAAAAAATACAAGCCAAGAACTTATGATTAAAGCTGACTCTGCTACTCTTACATTCAACAAACAATCTGGCTTGATGACTTCTTATTTATATAGGGATACCGAATTATTGCTAGATGGATTGCAGCCTAACTTTTGGCGAGCAGTAACGGATAACGATTTGGGTAATAAACTTCAAGAACGCTGCCAAGTTTGGAGAGAAGCAAGCCTTAACAGAGAACTGGAATCGTTTACTGTACAAGAAGAGAAAAGTCATATAACTATTACCACACGCTTTTGGTTTCATTCGCTTGAAAACACAAGCTGTGAAGTTGTATATACTGTAGATAACAGTGGACAGGTTGCTATTCGCCAAACGCTGATTCCGGGCAGTACGCTTCCTGAAATTCCTGAATTTGGCTTACGCTTTACTATGCCAAAAGAATTCAACCAGCTTTCTTGGTATGGAAAAGGACCTCATGAAAATCATTGGGACCGTAATACAGGAGCAAAAGTTGGCTCCTATACAAGCGATGTAAACTCCCAGGTAACACCTTATTTACGTCCACAGGAATGCGGGAATAAAACGGATGTTCGTTCAGCAAGCATTCTCAATGAAAACGGAGTTGGTTTCTTTATTCAGGGTACACCGACGATTGAATTAAGTGCATTACCGTATACTCCGTTTGAGCTTGAAAGTTATGATCATCATTACAAGTTACCTAGTAGTGATAAAACGTCGATTCGCATTAACTATAAGCAAATGGGTGTAGGTGGTGACGATAGCTGGGGAGCCAAAACGCATCCACAATATACGCTGTATGCTAATCGTCCATATGTTCATGAGTTTACGATTAAGCCAATCGTTTAA
- a CDS encoding VWA domain-containing protein, whose amino-acid sequence MRFIKFNDKNVDSFLYMELADLTKTLTKNDDIEVEYRVSSYYDPLQQIIYLSHFWDNRPDSDKVYGLKSDVFLRAVGSYYHCDFQEVNAYLKKVKRSSVSSLAKQLFMLFEDLRLEDLCTKERPGTKKAFATRRNVYRKYFATQINANLTKSVHTDALFNGIYLLLTAENPFEEIPFITNEVDMAMPFIRSQLVKVYEAKTTKDISRICLELVDLFDDILEKDMLNTYFFLAELDYEELETGLTFDDLKRESKLANDDILEHEQDGDEDIHEEKMEMWHRETSKATQSFLQFDMDQGSKTDMLGDGVREGDDGDQALGIVQGASQKTSRNDYSQMEAMDQTHPEKDGAADYEYGKDNKYAFPVFLDPTIPTDEEAALYGENKQLISSFQKKLKQMIEKTLEHKKTLPRSELQFGRLNKRLLKLWTDDNPRLFYKKDQESPQIDAVFSLLVDCSASMYDKMDETKLGIILFHEALKSVRVPHQIVGFWEDTNDATETSQPNYLKTVMDFQSSLKPKSGPEIMQLEPEEDNRDGFAIRHMTRRLLKRTEKQKFLLVFSDGEPAAMGYEQNGIVDTHEAVLEARKHGMEVINVFLSNGEIDEGQRKTIQNMYGKYSILVPDIKELPDVLFPLLKKLLHKSI is encoded by the coding sequence ATGAGATTTATTAAGTTTAACGATAAAAACGTTGATTCATTTTTATATATGGAGCTTGCGGATTTAACCAAAACATTGACAAAAAACGATGATATTGAAGTGGAGTATCGAGTTTCGTCTTACTATGATCCGCTGCAGCAAATTATCTATTTAAGTCACTTCTGGGATAATCGACCTGATAGTGATAAAGTGTATGGCCTGAAGAGCGACGTGTTTTTAAGAGCGGTTGGAAGCTATTACCACTGTGATTTCCAAGAGGTAAACGCGTATCTGAAAAAAGTGAAGCGTTCATCTGTATCAAGCCTCGCAAAGCAGTTGTTTATGCTCTTTGAAGATTTGCGTTTGGAAGATTTATGTACGAAAGAAAGACCTGGTACGAAAAAAGCTTTCGCTACACGTAGAAATGTGTACCGCAAGTATTTTGCTACTCAGATCAATGCAAACTTAACTAAAAGCGTTCATACTGATGCGCTCTTTAACGGTATCTACCTTTTATTAACAGCGGAAAACCCGTTTGAAGAAATTCCGTTTATTACAAATGAAGTTGATATGGCAATGCCGTTTATTCGAAGCCAGCTAGTAAAGGTGTATGAAGCGAAAACCACTAAAGATATTTCACGTATTTGCTTAGAGCTTGTCGATTTGTTTGATGATATTTTGGAAAAAGACATGCTTAATACGTATTTCTTTTTGGCAGAACTTGATTATGAAGAGCTGGAGACAGGCCTAACATTTGATGATTTGAAGCGTGAATCGAAACTTGCAAACGATGATATTTTGGAGCATGAACAAGATGGCGATGAAGATATTCATGAAGAGAAAATGGAAATGTGGCATCGTGAAACAAGTAAAGCAACGCAAAGTTTTTTACAATTCGATATGGATCAAGGTTCTAAAACAGATATGCTAGGTGATGGCGTCCGTGAAGGAGATGATGGCGATCAAGCGCTTGGTATTGTTCAAGGTGCCTCACAAAAAACGTCAAGAAACGATTATTCACAAATGGAAGCGATGGACCAAACGCATCCAGAAAAAGACGGAGCAGCTGACTATGAGTATGGAAAAGATAATAAGTACGCATTTCCAGTGTTCTTAGATCCAACCATTCCCACAGACGAAGAAGCTGCTTTGTATGGTGAAAATAAGCAACTTATTTCATCTTTTCAAAAAAAGCTCAAGCAAATGATTGAGAAGACGTTAGAGCACAAAAAAACGTTACCGAGAAGTGAACTTCAATTTGGTCGTTTAAATAAGAGGTTGTTAAAGTTATGGACAGACGATAACCCACGCTTATTCTATAAAAAAGACCAAGAATCTCCGCAGATTGACGCGGTTTTCTCTTTACTTGTTGATTGCTCAGCATCAATGTATGACAAAATGGATGAAACAAAGCTTGGCATTATCTTATTCCATGAAGCGCTAAAATCAGTGAGAGTTCCACATCAAATTGTTGGCTTTTGGGAAGATACGAATGATGCAACTGAAACAAGTCAGCCTAACTATTTAAAGACAGTGATGGACTTCCAATCATCACTCAAACCTAAAAGCGGTCCTGAGATTATGCAGCTGGAGCCAGAGGAAGATAACCGTGACGGATTTGCTATTCGCCACATGACAAGACGCTTGTTAAAGAGAACGGAAAAACAAAAGTTTCTTCTGGTGTTTTCTGATGGAGAGCCTGCAGCAATGGGATATGAACAAAATGGTATTGTTGATACGCATGAAGCAGTACTTGAAGCAAGAAAACATGGAATGGAAGTAATTAATGTTTTCTTGTCAAACGGGGAAATTGATGAGGGACAGCGAAAAACAATTCAAAATATGTATGGAAAATATAGCATATTAGTCCCAGACATCAAAGAATTACCGGATGTGTTATTTCCACTTTTAAAAAAGTTACTTCATAAAAGTATTTAA
- a CDS encoding sporulation protein, whose translation MVLRKYMSLLGVGAAQIDLILLKNQYCKDECVKGEFHLKGGIVEQEITRIECDLIVTDHHSKEEVVIGSTSLLTSRKIKSGHQEKIPFTFDLPAELLPSNDKRSYRFKTRLTFSEGVESKDQDHITITE comes from the coding sequence ATGGTTTTACGAAAATATATGTCCCTGTTAGGTGTGGGGGCGGCTCAGATTGATTTAATCTTATTAAAAAATCAGTATTGCAAAGACGAATGTGTAAAAGGAGAGTTTCATTTAAAAGGTGGAATTGTTGAGCAGGAAATTACGCGCATTGAATGTGACTTGATTGTAACAGATCATCACAGCAAGGAAGAAGTAGTGATTGGTTCAACCAGCCTTTTAACATCAAGAAAAATTAAAAGTGGACATCAAGAGAAGATTCCTTTTACATTTGACTTACCAGCAGAGCTCTTACCTTCTAACGATAAACGGTCATACAGGTTTAAAACAAGGTTAACTTTTAGCGAAGGAGTAGAAAGTAAAGACCAAGATCACATTACCATTACTGAATAA
- a CDS encoding MoxR family ATPase — MAIELTDLALPSEVLTRIQERKQKLTTEDEFLIGKGGYTAEEADILEDALIALALGKNVLLKGPTGSGKTKLAETLSYLFSQPMHSINCSVDLDAEALLGFKTIAEKNGKQGIEFVSGPVINAMKKGQLLYIDEINMAKPETLPILNGVLDYRKMITNPFTGEVVKGKETFGVIAAINEGYVGTVPLNEALKNRFVVIDVPYIQGESLRQVLKTQSQLQDEKLINQFVQLSGDLITQVSNGHISEEAASIRALLDTCDLALYMPPLRAIKRGIIEKLEDEREKAAIQNIAETLFE, encoded by the coding sequence ATGGCAATTGAATTAACAGATTTAGCATTACCAAGTGAGGTACTTACTCGCATTCAAGAAAGAAAACAAAAATTAACAACAGAAGATGAATTTTTAATTGGAAAAGGCGGCTATACTGCAGAAGAAGCTGATATTTTAGAAGATGCTCTTATTGCTCTAGCTCTTGGAAAGAACGTCCTTTTAAAAGGCCCGACAGGCTCTGGTAAAACAAAGCTTGCAGAAACATTATCTTATTTGTTTTCACAACCAATGCACAGCATTAACTGTTCAGTGGATTTAGATGCTGAAGCGTTATTAGGTTTTAAAACAATCGCTGAGAAAAATGGAAAGCAAGGGATTGAATTTGTTTCTGGACCAGTTATCAACGCGATGAAGAAAGGGCAGCTTCTTTATATAGACGAAATTAATATGGCAAAGCCTGAGACATTACCAATTTTAAATGGTGTTCTTGACTACCGTAAAATGATTACAAATCCATTTACAGGTGAAGTTGTAAAAGGAAAAGAAACCTTTGGTGTTATAGCGGCCATTAATGAAGGCTATGTTGGAACAGTTCCATTAAACGAAGCATTAAAGAATCGATTTGTTGTTATCGATGTACCATATATTCAAGGAGAAAGCTTACGACAAGTATTAAAAACACAATCACAGCTTCAAGATGAAAAGTTAATTAACCAATTTGTACAGCTTTCAGGAGATTTAATTACGCAGGTTAGCAACGGTCATATTTCAGAAGAAGCAGCATCGATTCGTGCACTATTAGATACGTGCGATTTAGCGTTATACATGCCTCCACTGCGTGCTATTAAGAGAGGAATTATTGAAAAGTTAGAAGATGAAAGGGAAAAGGCAGCCATTCAAAACATTGCAGAAACGTTATTTGAATAA
- a CDS encoding YkvS family protein, which translates to MMDVENTQGTEEQAPKVKAAKVGDTIQPKKGDFKGYKGIVMVVRDNSVIVDFGKDAETGESMKTVVNHKNYKIVKK; encoded by the coding sequence ATCATGGATGTAGAAAATACACAAGGAACAGAAGAGCAAGCACCAAAAGTAAAAGCAGCAAAAGTCGGTGACACAATTCAGCCCAAAAAAGGTGATTTTAAAGGCTATAAAGGTATTGTCATGGTGGTTCGTGATAACTCCGTCATCGTAGATTTTGGAAAAGACGCTGAAACGGGCGAATCAATGAAAACAGTCGTTAATCACAAAAACTATAAAATTGTGAAAAAGTAG
- a CDS encoding SET domain-containing protein: protein MIEIKASTLSDGEFNRGVFATQDIKKGELIHEAPVIAYPNEEHEHIEKTLLADYSFEYGINHSAILLGYGMLFNHSYTPNATYEINFDKHVFEFYAYTDIKAGEEVLINYNGDVDDQELLWFDKEEE from the coding sequence ATGATTGAAATTAAGGCCTCAACATTAAGTGATGGTGAGTTTAATCGAGGGGTATTTGCAACGCAAGATATTAAAAAAGGTGAGTTAATCCACGAAGCACCTGTTATTGCTTATCCTAACGAAGAGCATGAACACATTGAAAAAACGCTTTTAGCAGATTATTCATTTGAATATGGGATTAATCACTCTGCTATTTTATTAGGCTATGGGATGCTATTTAATCACTCTTATACCCCTAATGCTACTTATGAAATTAATTTTGATAAACACGTATTCGAGTTTTATGCCTATACAGACATTAAAGCTGGGGAAGAAGTGTTAATTAACTATAACGGAGACGTTGACGACCAAGAACTGCTTTGGTTTGATAAGGAAGAAGAATAA